From Erythrobacter sp. YJ-T3-07:
CTGCCATGCCTTCACCAGCCGCCCGAGCGGGAAGGTCGCGGGTTCGCCCCGGTCGTAGGAACTGTCGAACTGCGTCCCGTCGAGCAGGCGTCCGGCATAGTGCACCGTCACCGTATCCTCGACCGTCGGCTTCGGCCCGCTGCCGTCCCCGGTGAGGCGACGCCACTTGAGCCCGCCGGGCAACACCTGCCAGCCATCCTCCGCCTTCAGCTCGGCAATCGCCGCCTGCTGACGGTTGTGCCACGCGAGGTCGTGCGCGGGCTGTTCGGGCGTTGCGCCATCCTGCGCAATGGCCGCGCAGGGCAGCGCGAGTGCCGCAAGGGCGAGCGCGAGCTTCACCAGTCGTAAGCCTGCGGCAGGTCGGCTTCGTCGATGTCGCGATAGCGTTCGCGCAGGCCCGACTGGTGCGTGTCGGTCGGCTGGCGGACGCCGTCGATGAACACGGCTTCGGGCACCGTGCCCACCTCCAGCGGATCGCCATCCCAGATCACCACATCGGCTGCGGCATTGCTGGTGAGCGTGCCTAGTCGCCCGCCGAAGCCGGAAATGCGCGCCGGGATCGAGGTGATCGTCGCCAGTGCTTCACCCCAGGTCAGGCCCGTGGCTCCGGGCAACCGCGACAGCGCGACGAGGTTGCCGGCATACTGGCGCGCGTTGCGCGGCTGTTCGCCGGTCCCGCCGCTCATCCGGCCGATCGCGACGGTGACGCCCGCATCGCGCATCCGCCCGATATTGCTCTGCGTCGCGGCGAGCTGGTCGAACCCGGTTGGCAGATCGTCGAGCGGGTCGGCGATCACCGGCACATTGGCGGCGGCGATCTCGTTCGCGACCAGCCAGCCCTCGCTCGCGCCGAGGATGACGAGGTCGAGCCGGGGGAAATCCCGCTTGAGCCTGATCGCCTCGCGAATGTCCGAAGCGCGCTCTGCCACCACGTAGAGCGGCTGCTCGCCACGCACGACGGGCACCAGTGCGGCCGCATCGAAGCGGGTCAGCAGCACGTCGCCCGCCCGCTCGCTGTCGCGGCCCGAGAGACGCGGGTCGAGCGGAACGTCGTCCCCGAAGCTGGTGTTCGAAGGCCGTGCGGTGGCGGCACCGATGGCAGCGCGATCGCCGTAGGACTGCGCCTCGCGCAGCGCATTGCGCAGCAGCGCGTGGGCGCTGGTGCGGCTGCCACCCGAAATGCGCGCGCCGGTCTCGCCCAGATCGACCAGCTGGAATGCGCGCGGACGGGTGACCATCTCCGGATCTGCGCCCAGATCGATCACCGCACCCTGGCCGCCGAAGATCGATGCGGAGGGGCGGGTGGAAACGCTTGCCCGGGTGATCCCGTCGGCGCGCGCGACCATCACGTCCTGCGAATTGGGGTTGAGCGCGGTCGACGCGTCGAGCGCGGCGCTGAAGGGCGAATTGCCCGCCGCGGTATCATTGCTCTCGCTCACACCGTCAACGTCGGACAGGCCGAGATCGGTGACGGCGGAGAAGATCCCCGGAGTCACCCACTTGCCGGTGCCGTCGATGACTTCGCCGCCTGCAGGCACGGTGACGCCCGCGCCCGCTGCGACGATCCGCCCGTTGCGGACCACCACGGTGGCGTTCTCGACCGGTTCGGAGCCGTCGCCGGTTGCGACGGTCGCATTGGTGATGGTGAAGTCCTGCGCGGCGGCAGGGGCGACCAGGGCGAGCGCGGCGGCGCTGCCCAGCAGAGCGAGGCGGATCATTTGACGTCTCCCGCACCGGGCTGGCCGAGTTCGAAATCGCTCACCGGGCGGCGGCTGCGATCGAGCGCGTCGTAAAGCAGCGCGCCGTCGATCCAGACCTTCTCGGGCCGTGAATAGACGCTCAGCGGGTCGCCGTTCCACAGCACCACATCGGCCATCTTGCCGGGTTCGAGGCTGCCGGTCATTTTATCGATGCCCATCGCCTTGGCCGCGTTGAGCGTGAACCAGCCGACCACGTCGGCATCGGGAATGTCGAGCCCCATGCGTCGCCCTGCGGCCTGCGCCTTGGCGGCTTCCTGGTTGAGGCGCTGGATACCGTTCTCGTCGTCCGAGTGGATCACCACGCAGGCGCCCGATTTCCACAGCAGCGCCGCGTTTTCGCGGATGCCGTCGTAGCTTTCCATCTTGAAGCCGTACCAGTCGGCCCAGATCGCGCTGCACACGTCGTTTTCGCGCAGCAGATCGGCGATCTTGTAGCTTTCGACAGCGTGGTGGAAGGCGGTGACCTTGTAGCCCATCTCCTTGGCCATATCCATCACCAGCGCCATCTCGTCCGCGCGGTAGCAGTGGTTGTGGATCAGGATGTCACCGTCGAGAACGCCTGCCAGCGTCTCCTTGGCGAGGTCGCGCTTGGAGCGGTCGCCCGCGGCATAGGCGCGCGCGTCGAGCCACATCTGCCGGTTGACCGCGAAGTTGCCCATCCGGGTGGAGGGCATGCGTCCACGGCTGCCATAGACGCGCTTGGGATTCTCCCCGCAGGCCATCTTCATGCCGTAGGGCGCGCCGGGGAACTTCATCCCCTGCACGGTGCGCGAGGCGACGTTCTTCAGAGTGACCGAGCGGCCGCCGGTGAGGTTGGCAGAACCGGGGAGGATCTGCAGCGCAGTGATCCCGCCATTTGCGAGCGCGCGGCTGAAGCCCGGATCCTGCGGCCAGACCGAATGTTCGGCCCAGACTTCGGGCGTGGTCGGGCTGGTCGCCTCGTTCCCGTCGCTATGCGCCTCGACCGAAGGGGTGGGATAGTCGCCGAGGTGCGAGTGGATGTCGATCACGCCGGGGGTCACGAACTTGCCGGTGCCCTCGATCACGTCGTAACCGTCGGTGGACAGTCCAGTGCCCACCTCAACCACTTCGCCATCGCGGAACAGCACGGTCGCATTGTCGAACCGGTTGCCCGCGCCGTCGAACACGGTCGCGCCGACCAGTGCGGTCGGCCGCCCCGGATAGCGCTGGTAGGTCGAGGCGTAGGGCGTGCCCCCGTCCGCACCCACCAACGGCGAGGCGGCGGACGCGCTGCGCGTCTCGCCCCCCGTGCCGCCGTCCATCCCCGTACAGGCCCCCAGCGCGAGCGCGCAGGCGGTTGCGATCAGTGTCCGTGTGCGCATCGTTCCCCCCTTACGTGCTGGCTTAGTGGTTCGGCCGCGTGGTCGGGTGGATACCCGCACCCTGCGCCTCGCCCGGGCCTTCGCGCTGGCCTTCGAGGTCGTCGCCGACATCTTCGTCGGCAAGCGTGTCGAGGTGCATCAGCTTCTTCACCAGCGGGCTGACGACCATCACCACCACGCCTACGCCGATCGCGAACCAGCCGACCGTCGAATAGACGTCCAGCACGACCTGCTTGCCTGCCTCTTCGCCGATACCCTCGGCACCGGTTGCCGAAGCGATCAGGCCGGCGGCGAAGTTGCCGGTGGCGGAAGCGAAGAACCACGTGCCCATGATGAGCGAGGCCATGTGGCCGGGGCTCAGGCGGTTCATCGCCGAGAGACCCACGGGCGACAGGCAAAGCTCACCGGTCGTGTGCAGCAGATAGATGAGGAAGATGAAAATCACGGGAGTGGGCACGTTCACGCCAACGCTCTCCGCGCCCCACACCAGCACCAGGAAGCCCAGGCCGACCTGCACCACGCCGAGACCGAACTTCATCGGCGTGGAAGGCTCTGCCCCCCGCTTGCCCAGCATCTGCCACAGACCGGCGAAAACCGGCGCGAGCAGGATGATGTAGATCGCATTGATCGACTGGAACATCGATGCAGCCACGCCCTGCGTATCGACATGGCGATCGGTAAACAGGTTGAGGCTCGAGCCTGCCTGTTCGAACAGCGCCCAGAAGACGATCGAAACGAAGATCAGGAAAATTGCCGCGAAGATCCGGTCGCGCTCTTCGCGCGGAAGCCGCACGATGGCGAGATAAAGGACGTAAGCGACAAGGCCGAGTCCGAAGAAGCCCAGCACCCAGCCCACGAGCTGCTGGAACTGGATCGCCAGCCAGCACAGGCCGACCATGCCGAGGCCAAGGCCGTAGATGCCGAACTCCCGGAAGCCGGCGATCTTCGCAGGATCCTTGGGCTCGCCCTTGCCCAGCAGCAGGGGCTTGCCGATGATGAAGAACACCAGGCCCAGCAGCATGCCGATGCCGGCAAGGCCGAAGCCGTAGGCCCAGCCAACCGTCTGGCCGAGGAAGCCGCAGATGATCGACGCGGTCGCCGCGCCGACGTTAATGCCCATGTAGAAAATGGTGTAGGCGGGATCGCGGCGGATGTCCGTACGCGTATAGAGCTGCCCGACCAGCACCGAGATATTGGCCTTGAGGAAGCCCGAGCCCACGATGATCAGCGCGAGGGCCAGCCAGAAAATATTGATCGTCGCATCGGCCTGACCACCATCGCCCTCAAAGGCCATGAAGAAGTGACCGAAGGTCAGCAGGACGGCGCCAAAGAGCACTGCCTTACGCTGCCCGAGGAACCGATCGGCAAGGAAGCCGCCGACCACTGGGGTAATATAGACCAAGGCCGTGTAGGCTCCGTAGATCACGCTCGCCTCGCTGTCGGAGAACAGCCAGTGCTGCACGAGATAGAAGATCAGCAGCGCGCGCATGCCGTAGTAGGAAAAGCGCTCCCACATTTCGGCCATGAAGAGGAGGAACAGGCCCTTGGGATGCCCGATCACCTCCGCCTGAGGGCGTGTGGTGAGGAAAACCCCTCCAAGCAGGAAGGTGACTAGCGCCACCACCGCGATCCAGAATGCCCACAACTCGTACGCCGAGTCGAATAACGCATTAAATTCGGCCATGAATTCCCGATCCCCAAACTTCCGCGTCCCTGCGCGGGTGCAATCAAAGCGCGCACCCTAGCGCGCAAAAACGCTGTGTGAAGCCCAAGTGACGCCTATCTGCCTGATTATGGGCTGAACAAGCTCCGCCCGAGGCGTGCAGGAACCTTGACCCGACCCGCTGTGTTATGTCACTGAACCACCATGGCAAGCACCGGCCCCACCTCCCAGCGACCCGTCTATCTGCGTTTGCGCGACCTGATTGCGGCAAACATCATGGACGGGGTGTTCGCGGAAGGGGAGATGCTCCCCTCGGTCCGCGCATTTGCGGCAGAGCATGGTGCCAACCCTCTGACCGTGGCCAAGGCGTTCCAGCAATTCCAGACCAATGGGCTGATCGCGGTGCGCCGCGGGGTCGGCATGTATGTGCGCGAGGGCGCGGCGGCAAAGCTGCGCGCGGCGGAGCGCAAGAGCTTCCTCAAGGACGAATGGCCCGCGATCCGCGAGCGACTCGATCGGCTGGGCCTGTCTGCGCGCGAACTGCTGGACTCCGCCGACGCCTGAGACGCCATGGGGCCCGACGCGCCGTTCGTCGGGCTAAAATTCACATTTATCATGTTGGTGCATTGCAAAATCGAACCGGCTTTGCCACGAAGGCTCCCGCATTAGGTCATCGTATTGAAGAGCCGGGACGCATTCGCGGGTGAACCGGCCGGGCACGCTTTAGACGGAAGGCGCGAGGCATGATCAGATCCGAGCTTTTGCAGAAGCTTGCGCAGGACAACCCCGAATTGCGCGCCCAGGAAGTCGAGCAGGTGGTCGACATCTTTTTCGAGGAAATCGCCCAGCGTCTGGCCGAGGGCGGACGGATCGAACTGCGCGGTTTCGGCGCCTTCTCGACCCGCGAGCGCGAAGCGCGCACCGGGCGCAACCCGCGCACCGGCGAAGCGGTCGACGTGCCGGCGAAGCGCGTGCCCTATTTCAAGCCGGGCAAGGAAATGCGCAACGCGCTCAACCCGGACTGATCGCCCGGACCGGCCCGACACCGCCCGACACGCATCGGGCGCTCGCCATAACAGCAAAACACGGCTATTCGCGCCCGCTCCGGCTGCGCGGGTGTGGCGGAATGGTAGACGCCGGGGACTTAAAATCCCCTGTCCTTAGGACGTGTGGGTTCGAGTCCCACCACCCGCACCAGCGACTGCGACGGTGCCGCCCTGCGCACTCTTTCCTCGCCAGTCGATCATCGCCAGGAGCACGGCTGCGATAATCGTGTATGCGGGCCGCCCGCAGACTGAGGATGACTCATGGCCACGAAGACCAAGCCGGGGATCGAACCGGACCGTATCACCCTGCTCGAAACGCTGGACCGGCGGCTGCGCTGGCTGTCCGCGTGGACGATCCACAACGCCAATAATATTCGCGAAAGCCGCGACCAGCTGAAGGTCGGCGGGCACCAGGCGAGCTGCGCATCGATCAGCAGCATCATGGCCGCGCTCTATTTCCATGCGCTGGGCCCGAACGACAAGGTCGCGGTGAAGCCGCACGCGGGGCCGGTCCTCCACGCCATCCACTACCTGCTCGGCAGCCAGTCGCGCGACCAGCTGGAGGCGTTTCGCGGCTTCGGGGGCGCGCAGAGCTATCCCAGCCGGACCAAGGACCGCATCCCGGTCGATTTCTCCACCGGCTCGGTCGGGCTGGGCGTGGCGGTGACCGCCTTTGCCAGCCTGGTGCAGGATTATCTGGTCGCCCACGGCGCGCTCGCGCCTGAAAAGACCGGGCGAATGGTAGCGCTGATGGGCGATGCTGAACTCGACGAGGGCAATATCTATGAATGCCTGATCGAGGGCTACAAGCACGACGTGCGCAATTGCTGGTGGATCGTCGACTACAACCGCCAGTCGCTCGACCATACAACCGCCGACCGCATGTTCCGCCGCTTCGACGACATCTTCCGCACCTGCGGCTGGCGGGTCGTCACGCTCAAATATGGCAAGCTGATGGAGCAGGCCTTCAACGAGCCCGGCGGCGAGGCGCTGCGCGAATGGATCGATACCACCTCCAACGCCGAATATGCCGCGCTGACCTATCAGGGCGGCGAGCAATGGCGCGCGCGTCTGACCCGGGATATCGGCGAGCAGGAGGGTGTGGCCAAGCTGCTTGAGCGGCGCGACGACGAGGCGCTGGCTCGGCTGATGACCAATCTGGGCGGCCATTGCATGGAAAGCCTGACCGAAGCCTTCGATGCGGCCGACGATGACACGCCCACGCTGTTCATCGCCTACACCATCAAGGGCTACGGCCTGCCCTTCGCCGGCCACAAGGACAATCATGCCGGCCTCATGAACACCACCCAGATCGAGGCGCTGCGCGACCAGCAGGGCATCGCCGAAGGCAGCGAGTGGGAACCCTACGCGGGGATTGGCGACAACATCGAATCCGCCCTGCGCGATCTGGTCGAGGGGACGAAGATCGCGCGCGAGAAGGCGGATGCCAGCGCGCCCACCTTCGATGTGCCCGCGATCGCCGCGCCCGAAGGCAGCGAACAGGCGACGCAGACCGCGTTCGGCAAGATTCTGCTGGAACTGGCCAAGGGCGGCTCGCCGCTCGCCGACCGGATCATCACCACCTCGCCCGATGTGACTGTGTCGACCAACCTCGGCGCATGGGTGAACCAGCGCGGCCTGTTCCGGCGCCAGCAGATGGAGGACGTGTTCCGCAAGGCGCGCATCCCCTCGGCCCAGAAGTGGGAGGGCGATACGGCGGGCCAGCATCTCGAACTGGGCATTGCGGAGAACAACCTGTTCCTTGCGCTGGCCGCGATGGGGCTGTCGGGCGCGCTGTTCGGCGAAAGGCTGCTGCCGATCGGCACGGTCTACGATCCCTTCATCGCGCGCGGCCTCGATGCGCTCAATTACGGCTGCTATCAGGACGCCCGGTTCATGCTGGTCGCGACCCCTGCCGGGGTCACGCTGGGGCCGGAAGGCGGAGCGCACCAGTCGATCAACCCGCCGCTGATCGCGATGGGTCAGCCGGGCCTGCGCCATTACGAACCCGCCTTCGTCGACGAACTGGCGCTGCTGATGGAAGAGGCGTTCGCGCTTCTGCAGGCTCCCGACGGGGAATCGGTCTATTTCCGCCTCACCACGCGCGCCATTCCGCAGATCGAGCGCACCGACGATGCGTGGCGCGAGGGTGCCAAGAAGGGGGCTTACTGGTTGCGTCCGCCCGGCCCGAAGGCCGAAGCCGCAATTGTCACCATGGGCGCGATTACACCCGAAGCCATCGCGGCCTGCGATGCGATGGCGGACGACCTGCCCGGCCTCGGCCTGCTGGTGGTGACATCGCCCGATCTGCTCCACCGCGAATGGAGCGCGCGCATGGCGCAGGATGGCGCGGAACCTTCCCATATCGAAAGCCTGCTGTCGCAGCTGCCTGCCGGTGCACAGCTCGTCACGCTGCTCGACGGATCGCCGGGTGCGCTTTCCTGGCTGGGCGGGGTCGACGGGCGCCGCGTCTCGCCACTGGGCGTCGACCGCTTCGGCCAGACCGGCGATCTGGTCGATCTCTACCGCGAATATCGCCTCGATTCGGACGCCGTGATCGGTGCGATGGCACGGCTGTTCACGCGGTGACGCAGGCGCAATCAGACTCTTTCCGGTCGAACGCGGGCGGGGCGATGGCTTGCCCTTGGCGGACGCATGACGCAGGGGCGCGCGCATGACCCGGGAAACATGGCTCAACCGCGCAATCCGCCTGATCGAAGCGGATTATAACCGCTCCTCCGACACCCACCTCATCCGGGTGCCGCTGCCGCATTGCCGGGGGATCGAGCTCTATCTCAAGGACGAAAGCTCGCACCCCACGGGCAGCCTCAAGCACCGGCTCGCCCGCTCGCTGTTCCTCTACGGCTTGTGCAACGGCTGGATCGGGGAGGGCACCACGCTGATCGAAGCCTCGTCGGGCTCGACTGCGGTCTCCGAAGCCTATTTCGCCAAACTGCTCGACCTGCCGTTCATCGCGGTGGTGCCCGCCAGCACCGCCGAAGCGAAGCTGGAGCAGATCCGGTTCTACGGCGGGCAGATCCACCCGGTCGACGATCCGGGCATGGTTTACGCGGAATCGGAGCGGCTCGCGGCGGAGACGGGCGGGCATTATCTCGACCAGTTCACTTTTGCCGAACGGGCGACCGACTGGCGCGGCAACAACAATATCGCGCAGAGCATCTTCTCGCAGATGAGCGAGGAGGATCATCCCGATCCCGCATGGGTCGTGTGCGGCGCGGGCACCGGCGGGACTTCGGCCACGCTGGGCCGCTATATCCGCTACCAGCGCCGCCCGACGCAATTGTGCGTCGCCGATCCGGCAGGCTCTGTCTTCCACCGCCACTACGCCAACCGCGCGGTCGAGACGCTGGACGGTCGCTGCGAATGCCGGATCGAAGGAATCGGGCGCGCGCGGGTCGAACCGAGTTTCGAGCCGGGCGTGATCGACCGAATGATCGCGGTTGAGGATGCCGATTCGATCGGCGCGATGTTCGCCCTGTCCAAAACGCTGGGTCGAAAGGTCGGCGGATCGACCGGCACCAACCTGTTCGCCTGCCTCCAGCTGATCGAGGAAATGGCCTCCGCCGGGCAGACCGGCAGCATCGTGACCCTGCTGTGCGACGACGGCGCGCGCTACGCCTCGACCTATTACAGCGAGGAATGGCTGGCCGAATGGGGCGGAGATTGGCGCCCGGCGTATGAGCGGCTACTCGAAATTCTCGAATAGCGTACCGGCGCGGCCAGCGCTTTCGTTTACGGCTCCCTAACCAATTTCCTTCACTCCCCGGTCAAGCGAACAGCAACCGGGGGGTCTGATGACCGAAGCGAACCGACCAGCTCTCAATGTCCCGTCACTCGATGTAGACGTGGCGATCATCGGTGCAGGCCCCGCAGGGCTCACCGCAGGCTACCTGCTGACCAAGGCGGGCAAGAGTGTGGCCATCATCGAGAAGGACCAAACCTACGTGGGCGGCATCAGCCGTACCGTGGAGCACGAGGGCTACCGCTTCGATATCGGCGGGCACCGGTTCTTTTCCAAGTCGCAAGCGGTCGTCGACCTGTGGAACGAGATCTTGCCTGATGACTTCATCGAGCGCCCGCGGATGAGCCGCATCTATTACGAGGGCAAGTTCTACTCCTACCCGCTGCGCGCGTTCGAGGCGCTGGGCAATCTCGGCCTGTGGCGCTCGACCATGTGTATGGCGAGCTACCTGTGGGCGCGTGCCTTTCCCAACCGGAACGTGAAAAGCTTCGAGGACTGGACCACGAACCAGTTCGGCAAGAAGCTTTATTCGATCTTCTTCAAGACCTACACGGAGAAGGTGTGGGGCATGCCCTGCGACGAAATGAGCGCGGACTGGGCGGCGCAGCGGATCAAGGGGCTTTCGCTGATGGGCGCGGTGGTCGACGGGCTGAAGCGCAGCCTCGGCCTCAACAGGAAACCCAATGACGGGATGCAGGCCAAGACTCTGCTCGAAAGCTTCCGCTATCCGCGCCAGGGCCCCGGAATGATGTGGGAAGCCGCGCGCGACAAGATCATCGCCAGCGGCAGGGGGCAGGTCATCATGGGCCATGGCCTCGAACAGCTCGCCAGCGATGGCGAGGGCGGCTGGCGGATGAGCGCGGTGGGCAAGGATGGATCGAAGATCGTCGTCAACGCCGCCCACGCGATCAGCTCCGCGCCGATGCGCGAACTGGGCGCGCGGTTGCATCCGCTGCCCGAGACCAGCTGGAACGGCAGCAATCTGCGCTACCGCGACTTCCTGACCGTCGCGCTGATGGTCGAGGGAGAAGACCTGTTCCCCGACAACTGGATCTACATCCACGACAGCAAGGTGAAGGTCGGCCGCGTGCAGAACTTCCGCAGCTGGTCGCCCGAGATGATCCCGGACGAGAGCATGGCCTGCGTCGGCCTCGAATATTTCTGCTTCGAAGGCGACGGGCTGTGGTCGATGGACGATGCCGACCTGATCGAGCTGGCGACCACCGAGATGAAGGTGCTCGGCCTGCTCGACCCGAAGAAGGTCAAGGGCGGCGCGGTCGTGCGGCAGGAAAAGGCCTATCCCGTCTATGACGAGGATTACGCCGCCAATGTCGCCGCGATGCGCGGCGAGCTGGAGTCGAAGTACCCAACTCTGCACCTGGTGGGGCGCAACGGCATGCACCGCTACAACAACCAGGATCACGCGATGATGACCGCGATGCTGACGGTCGAGAACATCCTCGCCGGCGCGCGCGTCTACGACATCTGGTGCGTCAACGAGGATGCGGAATACCACGAAGCGGGCGACGAGGGTGCGGACAAGGCGCTGCCTGCCCGCGAACCCGTGACGACCGATCAGGCCGCCGCGCTCAATTCGATGCGCGATGTGCCGACCCGTATCGTCGAGGATGGCGAAAGCGACGCCGACAAGCGCCGCGCCGCCTGACGAGATACTGGGAAGGGCACGCACATGCAGGCCATGCTGCACCGGCTGAGCGATCTGACGATCCTGCGCTACCTGCTCGCAAGCGTGGGGGCGCTGGCGGTCGACATGGGATCCTTCCTCGGCCTGATGGCGCTGGGCCTCGCCGCGACGCCTGCGTCTGCTGCAGGTTACACGCTGGGCATCCTTGCGCACTGGCTGCTGTCGAGCCGCGCGGTCTTTACCGGGCGCGTCGCACGGAGCGGGACCGCACGCACGCGCCAGAAGGTGCTGTTCGTCGTCTCCGCACTCGCCGGGCTGGCGCTGACCACCGGCATCGTCGCCGCAGCGCAGGCGCTGTCGATCGATCCGCGCGCGGGCAAGCTGGTCGCAATCGTGCTCAGCTTCGCGCTCACCTGGTGGCTGCGCAACGTGGTGGTGTTTCGTGCGCTCGCCTAGAGCGGGCACCAGCCTGCCGCGCACAAGCCTCGCCGATATGCCGCATATCGTGCGGATGTGGGCGTTGCTCGCGCTTATCCTCCTGCTGGTATCGGCCGGGCGCATCGCGCACTGGCAGTTCCCCGATCCCGACGACATCCTGCGCCTCGTGCAGGTGCGCGATCTGCTGGGCGGGCAGGGCTGGTTCGATCTCGACCAGCACCGGATCGATCCCTTGCGCGAAGTGCCGATGCACTGGTCTCGGCTGGTCGATATCCCGCTCGCGCTGGTTATCGGCGGGCTGACCCCGCTGGTCGGCCAAAGCGCTGCCGAAGGCGTCGCGCTGATTGCGGTGCCGCTGCTGACCCTGCTGGTCGCGATGGCGTTCGTCGCGCCGGTCGCGATCCGCCTGTTCGGGCGTGAGACCGGCGGGTGGGCGGTGCTGGTCGCAGGGATGATGCCGCTGCTCTCCTATCAGTTCCAGCCTTTGCGGATCGACCATCACGGCTGGCAGATCGCGTGCTTCGCCGCCGCCTTCTGGGGCCTGTCGCAACGCGACAACCCGCGCGGGCCGATCGTCGCAGGGCTTGCGATGGCGAGTGGCCTGATGATTTCCATCGAGGGGCTGCCGCTGGCCGCACTGGTGGCTGCGATCCTGGCGCTACGCTGGTTGCGCGATCCCTCGACGCGCCTTGGCCTGACCCATTACCTGCAGGCGCTCGCAGGCGGGCTGGTCGCGCTCTATCTCGCGACCCGGGGCTGGCCGCATGCTGCGCAATATTGCGATGCAATCACCCCGACGCATCTCGGATTTTTCCTCGTCGTCGCGCTCGGCACCAGTGTGCTGAGCCATGCGCGCCCGCTGCCGCCGATCGCGGTGCTTGGCGCGCTGGGAGCGATCGGCGCAGGCGGCGTCGCGCTGTTCGGCGCAGCCTCGCCCGCGTGCCTGACCACGCCGTTCGGCTCGCTCGACCCGCTGGTGCACGATTACTGGTACGTCAACGTGATCGAGGGGCGCCCGGTATGGGATCAGACCGCCACGATCATTCCGGCTCTGCTCCAGCTCGCGCTCGCCTTCGCGGTTGCGGTGCGGCTGTGGCTGCGCGCCCCGCTGCCACAGCGTGCGCAGCTGGGCGAGTTCGTGCTGCTTTTCGCGGGCACGCTGGTTCTGGGCCTGCTGGTTTCGCGCTCGCTCGCGTTCGCATCCCTGCTGGCGACGGTACCGCTGGCATGGCTGCTGGGCGAGGCGCTGCACCGCTTGCGCACGGCGCGCAAGGCAGTCCCCAAGATTGCGGTCGGCGTGGCGACGCTGCTCGCGCTGCTGCCGATGGCCCCGGTCGCGCTGGCGGAGAACCTCGCCTCGAGCGCGCCGGCCGCACCCCGCCTCACTGCGCAGGTCGGTGGTGAGGCCGCCGGGACGCAGGCCGCAGGTATCGTCGAGAGTTCGTGCGACCTG
This genomic window contains:
- a CDS encoding NAD(P)/FAD-dependent oxidoreductase, which translates into the protein MTEANRPALNVPSLDVDVAIIGAGPAGLTAGYLLTKAGKSVAIIEKDQTYVGGISRTVEHEGYRFDIGGHRFFSKSQAVVDLWNEILPDDFIERPRMSRIYYEGKFYSYPLRAFEALGNLGLWRSTMCMASYLWARAFPNRNVKSFEDWTTNQFGKKLYSIFFKTYTEKVWGMPCDEMSADWAAQRIKGLSLMGAVVDGLKRSLGLNRKPNDGMQAKTLLESFRYPRQGPGMMWEAARDKIIASGRGQVIMGHGLEQLASDGEGGWRMSAVGKDGSKIVVNAAHAISSAPMRELGARLHPLPETSWNGSNLRYRDFLTVALMVEGEDLFPDNWIYIHDSKVKVGRVQNFRSWSPEMIPDESMACVGLEYFCFEGDGLWSMDDADLIELATTEMKVLGLLDPKKVKGGAVVRQEKAYPVYDEDYAANVAAMRGELESKYPTLHLVGRNGMHRYNNQDHAMMTAMLTVENILAGARVYDIWCVNEDAEYHEAGDEGADKALPAREPVTTDQAAALNSMRDVPTRIVEDGESDADKRRAA
- a CDS encoding GtrA family protein: MQAMLHRLSDLTILRYLLASVGALAVDMGSFLGLMALGLAATPASAAGYTLGILAHWLLSSRAVFTGRVARSGTARTRQKVLFVVSALAGLALTTGIVAAAQALSIDPRAGKLVAIVLSFALTWWLRNVVVFRALA
- a CDS encoding PLP-dependent cysteine synthase family protein, encoding MTRETWLNRAIRLIEADYNRSSDTHLIRVPLPHCRGIELYLKDESSHPTGSLKHRLARSLFLYGLCNGWIGEGTTLIEASSGSTAVSEAYFAKLLDLPFIAVVPASTAEAKLEQIRFYGGQIHPVDDPGMVYAESERLAAETGGHYLDQFTFAERATDWRGNNNIAQSIFSQMSEEDHPDPAWVVCGAGTGGTSATLGRYIRYQRRPTQLCVADPAGSVFHRHYANRAVETLDGRCECRIEGIGRARVEPSFEPGVIDRMIAVEDADSIGAMFALSKTLGRKVGGSTGTNLFACLQLIEEMASAGQTGSIVTLLCDDGARYASTYYSEEWLAEWGGDWRPAYERLLEILE